The Pseudorca crassidens isolate mPseCra1 chromosome 3, mPseCra1.hap1, whole genome shotgun sequence genome includes the window TAGTGGGATAGAAAAATTATGTCCAATCAAAAATCTGCAGAGAACAGAACAGATTCTGAACATcctataataaatgaataaagtggaTTTCATATTAATCATATCCAAAGGAAAATTAACTCTTCTAGTCATggtattaaggggaaaaaaaataaaagcaattcgTTGAAGAGTGAAACAATCCTTTTATGTCTTTCTTgggagtaatatttcactgtaaaaTAGCTATCTAAACTAcagcaaccaaaaagaaaaagctgatgCTAGTGATTTACAAAATCATTTGGTATTAACATTGGTATCAAGGCCAACTCTAAAGTCCCTACAATGtgttattatgtatatatatattctttagtaTCCCGACATTGCTGGATTGCTCCCTACCTCCTTTCCTTTGCACATAtttttcttcctgcctggaaCATTCTACATTTTGAGAATACTTACTCTTCAAGAATCAGTTTAACAATCACCTTCTTAGGGAAGCCCCTCCTGATTCTCAAGACCCAGCAAGCTGCTCCTCAAATGAACTGTGCATTACTATTACATTGTTAGGTAATATTTTGCTTCTAAGTTTGTTTTTCTCACCAGTCTGTACGCTTCTCCCAAAGGCCATGTTTTATTCATGTAAGTGCTTAGTTACttgagatgaataaaaataatctaagagTACAGGAATGCTGTTTAAGATGTTATTACATATGTTATTTTCCCTTATGACtgagaatattaaaatatgaatattaaatTGGAAAAGGATGATAAGATAAATTCTAGCTATTTAATCAATGACTGTAAAATGCCAGTTCTATAGATGCTTTAAAAGATGATTTATTCCTTTAACTGGCATTTTGGAAGTATGAGGTCAGATCATTATCTTTATTTCCCCAATAATATAAGAGACCAGTCCTACCTCTGGGTCAAACTTAGTAAATAGTGACAACTTTATGATCTAACTTTTAATCTGTTgttcaaaattatttgtttttctcttatgatAATCAAAACCtagctgtgtttttaaaaagtctgcaaTACTGTTTACTAAGAGAGTCACAGCCCATTTTGTACTTGAGGGTTTGATGCTTACCTCTGAATAAAGAGGTGGAGGCAAGAAACGAAACTCCTGAATATATGCAAACAGTGGTCCCTGAAGCGCTCTCTCAAAGTCATCACAAGCACTCACTGGTGCAAGATTATTCCGCCTTTGTTCCTCTGTTACCACTTCTGCATAGCTGGGTGGTGCTGAAGGAAAAAGATACACGCAATTCGAACAGCACGTTCTTATGCATGTCAAAATACACAGAATAGAAGGTATTAAAAAGGACTGTCAAGGTAACATAATAATAATCTGTCTTGTGATCACAACTAGGGGGATATACATTTTAAACCTAACATTAGGGGCACATCTTCTCTCTTCAAGTATAGACAAACTTTAATCATAAAATATCAGAAGCAAAATTATGTTCTTGAAAATAATAGATTAAGCTTAGATATGCATTATCAAATTATTACCTTCAGGTCTTTCAGGTAGGGATAAACCAAGCCAGTTCATATTCATGCTACACTGACTGCTTACACTTGAGGTTCTGCTACCAAATGGATGTAGAGGAATGGTACCAATGACAAGTggcaaattaagaaataaatccaTAGCTCCAGGAATATCCACGTATACCTAAACAATGAAAGGAGATGTTAGGTTTAGAATGCCAAGTACTATTTCctctaaaaaaatgaataaccCAATCTAATGTTATTTGAGGCTctcatttacttcattttttaatttatatacatatgataTACTTGAAAAGTTTCTCCATCGTGTACATTTACCTCAGGTAAAATTAGTAATTATATTCCAAACTATATAAAgaattacatataattatatatatcacacatggaataaaaaaaaatcaaatcctgGATAAGACAAAATGATACCCTTACGACTTTAAAACCTAAAAAAACCCCACCCCAAACCCTTAAATCTATACATACCATTAGTGAATATTCCACACGGATTATACTACAGTCGAGGATAGAGGGAGAAACTGGTGGAATTTTCAGCAACTTGCCATTCCACGTCTCTGTCTTTCCAGATGATAAGGATTCCCCACGCAAGTTAGCCACGAGCTGTTTGACTTCCTTCATTTTCCCTTTGGCATAGAAGGCCTGTGTTTGGTAAATGGCTGCCTTTGGCACCACCATTCGGGAGGAGCAGTTCTCAATCTCAGCAAATATCTGAATTGATTcacctacaggaaaaaaaaatatatctactgttaaaaaccaac containing:
- the ARRDC3 gene encoding arrestin domain-containing protein 3 isoform X2, whose translation is MVVPKAAIYQTQAFYAKGKMKEVKQLVANLRGESLSSGKTETWNGKLLKIPPVSPSILDCSIIRVEYSLMVYVDIPGAMDLFLNLPLVIGTIPLHPFGSRTSSVSSQCSMNMNWLGLSLPERPEAPPSYAEVVTEEQRRNNLAPVSACDDFERALQGPLFAYIQEFRFLPPPLYSEIDPNPDQSADDRPSCPSR